The following are encoded in a window of Vigna unguiculata cultivar IT97K-499-35 chromosome 8, ASM411807v1, whole genome shotgun sequence genomic DNA:
- the LOC114195018 gene encoding uncharacterized protein LOC114195018, with translation MILDAVAGGTMMSVDAEQATRIIEALASIDHQAQHNRQSVQRKGVLDLSITDAILSSSQGEVQYVSNQGRPGNFSNNNNFSQGWRNNQNQNFGWKQDVGPSNRQPPYQQQQQHYPSVHDRTTKLEDTLEKFMQASLTNQKNTKASIKNLETQVGQLAKQLSDQQACQFSANTQTNPKEHCKSTTTRSGKIVGKGIGDNLVVEEKINIPFVEAMEQMPTYAKFMKEILTKKIRFFEETVELEAGCSAIIPKSLPQKSLPQKSKDPGSFTILVTIGTLLMGKALLDLGASINLMPLSMLRRIGDLEVRHTRMTLQLADRSMKYPYGMAKDVLVKVDRFMFPVDFVVMDIEEDTEVPLILGRPFMKMAKVIINVDDGKLKVKVQDDEVKFNVFKAMQHPKDKQQCFKMHVIDEIFLSSRKQLTKASPLKKDLIGAYDDLKDDEEKKVDEYLTHLNSAKGVASNEIQIENLQQENRTENQKLELKVLPPHLKYVFLADGGNKPVVINSALTTSEEEKLISILKANEGAIGWTLSDLKGISPSYCMHKIHMEQDYKPIAQP, from the exons ATGATATTAGATGCAGTAGCAGGTGGAACAATGATGAGTGTCGATGCGGAGCAAGCAACAAGAATCATTGAGGCATTAGCATCCATAGATCATCAAGCTCAGCATAATAGGCAATCTGTTCAGAGGAAGGGAGTGCTTGATCTTAGTATTACAGATGCAATCtta AGCAGCTCACAAGGAGAAGTTCAATATGTGAGTAACCAAGGAAGACCAGGAAATTTCTCCAACAATAATAACTTCTCACAGGGGTGGAGAAATAATCAAAATCAGAATTTTGGATGGAAGCAAGATGTTGGTCCTTCAAACAGACAACCTCCTTatcaacagcaacaacaacattatCCTTCGGTGCATGACAGAACAACTAAACTGGAGGATACTCTAGAAAAGTTTATGCAAGCTTCTTTGACTAATCAGAAAAATACAAAAGCTTCAATCAAGAACCTTGAAACACAGGTTGGACAGTTGGCAAAACAATTATCAGATCAGCAGGCATGTCAATTTTCAGCCAACACACAAACTAATCCCAAGGAGCATTGTAAATCAACTACCACCAGAAGTGGTAAAATTGTGGGAAAAGGGATTGGAGACAACCTGGTTGTAGAGGAGAAG ATTAATATTCCTTTTGTGGAGGCTATGGAGCAAATGCCAACATAtgcaaaattcatgaaagaGATCCTAACAAAAAAGATAAGATTTTTTGAAGAGACAGTGGAGCTTGAAGCAGGGTGCAGTGCTATAATTCCGAAATCATTACCTCAGAAATCATTACCTCAGAAATCCAAAGACCCTGGGAGCTTCACTATTCTAGTTACAATTGGAACATTGCTAATGGGAAAAGCATTGCTTGATTTAGGTGCCAGTATAAATTTGATGCCTTTGTCTATGCTACGGAGAATAGGGGATCTGGAAGTAAGGCATACACGGATGACATTACAGCTAGCTGACAGATCTATGAAGTATCCATATGGTATGGCAAAGGATGTCTTGGTTAAGGTTGACAGATTCATGTTTCCAGTTGATTTTGTAGTGATGGATATTGAGGAAGACACTGAAGTTCCTCTAATACTAGGAAGACCTTTTATGAAGATGGCCAAGGTCATTATTAACGTTGATGATGGCAAACTGAAGGTCAAGGTACAAGATGATGAAGTCAAATTTAATGTGTTTAAAGCAATGCAGCACCCGAAGGACAAGCAACAATGCTTCAAGATGCATGTGATAGatgaaatttttctttcatccaGGAAGCAATTGACAAAGGCAAGCCCATTGAAAAAAGATTTGATTGGTGCTTATGATGATCTGAAGgatgatgaagaaaagaaagttgaTGAATACTTAACACATCTGAATTCAGCAAAAGGAGTTGCATCAAATGAAATACAAATTGAGAATTTGCAACAAGAAAATAGAACTGAAAATCAGAAGTTGGAGCTAAAGGTATTACCTcctcatttaaaatatgtttttcttgcaGATGGAGGTAACAAACCAGTGGTGATCAATAGTGCTTTAACGACTtctgaagaagaaaaactaatttcaattctTAAAGCCAATGAGGGTGCAATAGGTTGGACTTTATCTGATCTTAAAGGAATTAGTCCATCCTATTGTATGCACAAAATTCACATGGAACAAGATTACAAGCCTATAGCACAGCCTTAG